The Cyanobacteria bacterium GSL.Bin1 genome has a window encoding:
- a CDS encoding cysteine--tRNA ligase yields MSLNLYNTLTKRQQPFLPITRGQVTMYCCGVTVYDDCHLGHARSYVGWDVLRRYLQWLGYSVHYVQNFTDIDDKILNRAKTEGTTMAAISERYIQRYFQDMRHLNVLDADEYPRVTEHIGAIHELISKLEAKGYAYATGGDVYYRVRQFEDYGKLSGRSLETIHTGTSNRDLAATAKADPIDFTLWKGAKPDEPAWDSPWGQGRPGWHIECSAMIRARLGTTIDIHGGGGDLVFPHHENEIAQSQAVNGKPLAHYWLHNGMVTVNGEKMSKSLGNFTTIRNLLTGQWAEFPQSIDPMAVRLFILQGHYRKSLDFSKDAMTAASSSWQTLRAGLNFGYHYGSQLGWSTTVQPNLDATKVEQFQTAMNDDLNTPVALAVMFDLAKTLQRESNRLIHAGHTEVNPTQLRQQWQTLVHLAQVLGLETSPEDNMQTNQPLDDVTVSRLIQERQVARQARDFATADQIRDQLARVGVVVVDQRNGEAHWHRQ; encoded by the coding sequence ATGTCTCTCAATCTCTACAATACCCTCACCAAGCGTCAGCAACCCTTTCTCCCTATTACTCGTGGTCAAGTGACCATGTACTGTTGCGGAGTGACGGTTTATGATGATTGCCATCTGGGTCATGCTCGGTCTTATGTAGGGTGGGATGTGCTGCGACGGTACTTGCAGTGGCTGGGCTACAGCGTACATTATGTGCAGAACTTTACTGATATTGATGACAAAATTCTCAACCGAGCCAAGACTGAAGGAACTACTATGGCAGCGATATCTGAGCGCTACATTCAGCGTTATTTTCAGGATATGCGTCATCTTAATGTGCTTGATGCCGACGAATATCCCCGAGTGACCGAGCATATCGGGGCAATTCACGAGCTAATTAGTAAGCTCGAAGCTAAAGGCTATGCCTATGCTACGGGTGGTGATGTGTATTATCGAGTGAGGCAGTTTGAAGATTATGGCAAGCTCTCGGGTCGCTCATTGGAAACGATACACACTGGAACCAGCAATCGCGATCTAGCTGCTACCGCCAAAGCCGACCCAATTGACTTTACCCTGTGGAAGGGGGCTAAACCCGATGAACCAGCTTGGGACTCGCCCTGGGGACAGGGGCGACCGGGCTGGCACATCGAATGTTCGGCGATGATTCGGGCGCGACTGGGGACGACTATCGATATTCACGGTGGGGGAGGCGATCTCGTGTTTCCCCACCACGAAAATGAGATTGCCCAGTCTCAAGCTGTCAACGGCAAGCCCCTAGCCCACTACTGGCTACACAATGGCATGGTGACGGTGAACGGGGAAAAAATGTCGAAATCCCTAGGTAATTTTACTACCATCCGCAACCTGCTGACAGGACAGTGGGCTGAGTTCCCACAGTCGATAGACCCAATGGCAGTGCGACTGTTTATACTGCAAGGGCACTACCGTAAGTCCCTTGATTTTTCCAAAGATGCGATGACAGCAGCTTCCAGCAGTTGGCAGACCCTCCGCGCTGGGCTTAACTTTGGCTACCACTACGGCTCTCAACTAGGCTGGTCCACTACTGTTCAGCCCAATCTGGATGCGACGAAAGTGGAACAGTTCCAAACTGCAATGAATGATGATCTGAATACTCCCGTAGCGCTGGCGGTGATGTTTGATCTAGCTAAGACTCTCCAGAGGGAGAGCAATCGTCTGATCCATGCCGGTCACACCGAAGTGAATCCAACTCAACTCCGTCAGCAGTGGCAGACTCTAGTGCATCTAGCCCAAGTTCTGGGTCTAGAGACTTCACCAGAGGATAATATGCAGACTAATCAGCCTCTAGATGACGTGACGGTAAGCCGCCTAATTCAGGAACGTCAAGTTGCCCGACAAGCCCGAGACTTTGCCACTGCTGATCAAATCCGCGATCAGCTAGCAAGGGTAGGGGTGGTCGTAGTGGATCAGCGGAACGGAGAAGCCCACTGGCACCGACAATAG
- the tnpB gene encoding IS200/IS605 family element transposase accessory protein TnpB, with product MLKAYKYRIYPNQEQQVLLAKSFGSCRFFFNYALNLTSQTYKETGKGLSRNEIINLLPALKKEYEWLKEPPSQALQQVALNLSSAFLNFFEGRGRYPRFKKKQNRQSIRLPQGCKLEDDYIRLPKIGKVFCKISRQPTGKLKSVTVSQTPSGQYYASCLFDNGAENPKPSIEGKVVGIDLGISDFAITSDGSKHGSPSYYRKHEQKLSKKQKELSRKQKGSNNRRKARVKVARVHEKITRCREDFLHKLSRNLVDDNQVCVVENLAVKNMVKNPKLAKSISDAGWGQFLTMLKYKCEWEGKTYVEVDRFFPSSKTCHHCLHQVDSLPLEIRHWECPSCGTQHNRDINAAKNIRDEGLRILAVGRIATASGQRVRPAKGTAFSGIAG from the coding sequence ATGTTGAAAGCGTATAAATACAGAATCTATCCAAATCAAGAGCAACAAGTCTTGCTTGCCAAGTCTTTTGGCTCTTGTCGATTCTTTTTTAATTACGCACTCAATTTAACATCTCAAACTTACAAAGAAACGGGAAAAGGATTAAGTCGAAATGAAATCATTAATCTTCTCCCCGCGCTAAAGAAAGAATATGAGTGGTTGAAAGAACCTCCTTCACAGGCTCTTCAACAAGTCGCTCTTAATTTGTCAAGTGCCTTTCTCAACTTCTTTGAAGGTCGAGGAAGGTATCCTCGGTTTAAGAAAAAACAGAATCGTCAATCAATCCGACTTCCTCAAGGTTGTAAGTTAGAGGATGACTATATTAGACTTCCCAAAATTGGAAAAGTTTTCTGTAAAATTTCTCGTCAACCAACAGGAAAGTTAAAATCTGTAACTGTTTCTCAAACTCCATCAGGTCAGTATTACGCTAGTTGCTTGTTTGACAATGGTGCAGAGAATCCAAAACCAAGTATTGAAGGAAAAGTAGTTGGAATTGATTTGGGAATTTCTGATTTTGCTATTACCAGCGATGGCTCTAAACATGGTAGTCCTAGTTACTATCGTAAGCACGAGCAAAAACTAAGTAAAAAACAGAAAGAACTAAGTCGTAAACAGAAAGGTTCTAATAACCGCAGAAAGGCACGAGTCAAAGTAGCTAGAGTCCACGAGAAAATAACAAGATGCCGTGAAGATTTCCTCCACAAACTAAGCCGTAATTTAGTTGACGATAACCAAGTCTGCGTGGTAGAAAATTTAGCGGTTAAAAACATGGTTAAAAACCCTAAACTAGCTAAATCAATTAGCGATGCTGGTTGGGGGCAATTTCTAACCATGCTCAAATATAAGTGCGAGTGGGAAGGGAAAACCTATGTCGAGGTTGACCGTTTCTTCCCTAGCTCTAAAACTTGTCATCACTGCTTGCATCAAGTGGACTCACTACCTCTGGAAATTAGACATTGGGAATGTCCAAGCTGCGGAACTCAACACAACAGGGATATTAACGCAGCGAAAAACATTCGAGATGAAGGATTACGGATTTTGGCGGTGGGGCGCATCGCTACAGCTTCTGGACAGAGAGTAAGACCAGCTAAAGGCACTGCTTTTAGTGGCATCGCTGGATGA
- a CDS encoding acyl-CoA desaturase has protein sequence MANPVCNQDKTDHTRPPRLRWELVLVVVIIHLGALLAVFPSNVTLSAVGVAIFLHCITIGLGISLGYHRLASHRSFKVPKALEYFFIFCGTLAGQGGVKGWVGYHRMHHLYTDSPQDPHDSTQGFCWSHINWVLHEVPSQGKLAHFTKDIANDPFYEFCHQHYLILQIALAALLYGLGGMPFLIWGTFVRLFVGFHTTFFVNSACHLFGYRNFDLSDRSTNCWWVALLSFGEGWHNNHHAVQSSAQFSCKAWEIDLVWQMIRIMEWLGIAKNVRRMASSKQ, from the coding sequence ATGGCAAACCCCGTCTGCAATCAAGACAAAACTGATCACACTCGACCACCGCGCCTGCGTTGGGAACTGGTTTTAGTTGTTGTCATCATTCATTTAGGCGCATTATTAGCCGTCTTTCCCAGTAACGTTACTCTCTCTGCTGTGGGAGTCGCGATTTTCCTCCACTGCATAACAATTGGTTTGGGAATTTCTCTCGGCTATCATCGCCTGGCTTCCCATCGCAGCTTTAAAGTCCCTAAAGCACTAGAATACTTTTTCATCTTCTGCGGGACGCTAGCGGGTCAAGGGGGTGTTAAAGGTTGGGTAGGGTATCATCGGATGCACCATCTCTATACGGACTCCCCCCAAGATCCTCATGATTCGACCCAAGGCTTTTGTTGGAGTCATATCAATTGGGTCTTACATGAGGTTCCAAGTCAGGGGAAATTGGCTCACTTTACCAAAGATATCGCCAACGATCCATTTTACGAGTTTTGTCATCAACATTATCTGATCTTGCAGATTGCCCTTGCTGCCTTACTTTACGGGTTAGGGGGGATGCCATTTCTCATCTGGGGAACGTTTGTCCGCCTGTTCGTTGGCTTTCATACGACGTTTTTTGTCAATAGTGCCTGTCATCTGTTCGGCTATCGCAATTTTGATCTCAGCGATCGTTCTACAAATTGTTGGTGGGTCGCACTCTTGAGTTTTGGTGAAGGATGGCATAACAACCATCATGCGGTTCAGTCGTCCGCTCAATTCTCGTGCAAGGCGTGGGAAATTGATTTGGTTTGGCAGATGATCCGAATTATGGAATGGCTAGGGATCGCCAAAAATGTCCGCAGAATGGCAAGTTCAAAACAGTGA
- a CDS encoding TonB-dependent receptor gives MNPYADFNNFGVRLQQEISDHAQLNFSSFYLSKIAGVPGGVPIADPVFGQGYFNDLTDNNSKFTDQVLSDLSLNVDLGEGDDSRLTARVFLDFLNTRFDNRTEEIESLSFSNPGELEITEETQQRFDTEQRSLGFQIQHNWDFAPNQNIVYGFDYRNTSVENFTQNLETDEVRTNFDDEISQGALFAQYSIEPLSDWKIVLGLRQEFSSLVNGSVTSPSVGTKVQFSDSTILRANYIRNFRLPTLRNLFSVSPRSIGNPDLEPERGNSFDIGIDQAIGDFALIRLTYFNNTISDLIAFKRINPPQNGISGIYQNLGKVRTQGIEASLDMEPVNNVFMSVGYTLNDPEILESTNPDEEGNELRFAGANKLNLKLFYQNTYGWYAGILMNSLGSYPTNNTNTEFLSGYTTFDLRLQAPISPTLKVNAGVQNIFDQRFELFSGFPNNGRTVNVGLDYRF, from the coding sequence GTTCATTTTACTTATCTAAAATTGCAGGCGTTCCTGGGGGAGTTCCCATTGCTGATCCGGTATTTGGTCAGGGCTATTTTAATGATTTAACTGATAATAATAGCAAGTTTACCGACCAAGTCTTAAGCGATTTATCTCTGAACGTTGACTTAGGAGAAGGAGATGATTCTCGTTTAACCGCACGAGTTTTTCTAGATTTTTTGAACACTCGTTTTGATAATCGAACAGAAGAGATAGAAAGCCTTTCTTTTTCTAATCCAGGAGAGTTAGAAATTACCGAAGAAACTCAGCAACGGTTTGATACTGAGCAGCGATCGCTGGGGTTTCAAATTCAACATAATTGGGATTTTGCTCCGAATCAAAACATCGTTTATGGCTTTGATTATCGCAATACCAGTGTCGAAAATTTTACCCAAAATCTTGAAACTGATGAGGTTAGAACTAACTTTGATGATGAGATTAGTCAAGGGGCATTATTCGCACAATATTCCATTGAACCTTTATCAGATTGGAAAATTGTTTTAGGCTTACGACAAGAATTTAGTAGCTTAGTTAATGGTTCAGTCACCTCTCCTAGTGTAGGAACAAAAGTGCAGTTTTCCGATTCTACTATCCTCAGAGCCAATTACATTCGTAACTTTAGACTTCCCACACTTCGTAACTTGTTTAGTGTCAGTCCTAGATCGATTGGAAACCCTGATTTAGAACCAGAAAGAGGCAATAGTTTTGATATTGGAATTGATCAAGCAATTGGCGATTTTGCCTTAATTCGACTGACTTATTTTAATAATACCATTTCCGATCTCATTGCATTTAAGCGCATTAATCCGCCCCAAAATGGTATTAGTGGAATCTATCAAAACTTAGGAAAAGTTCGGACACAAGGAATCGAAGCATCATTAGATATGGAACCGGTTAATAATGTTTTTATGTCTGTTGGTTATACTCTCAATGATCCTGAAATTCTTGAGAGTACCAACCCTGACGAAGAAGGGAATGAACTTCGCTTTGCAGGAGCAAATAAATTAAATCTAAAACTCTTCTATCAGAATACTTATGGCTGGTATGCTGGAATTTTAATGAACTCTTTGGGCAGTTATCCCACTAATAACACCAATACCGAATTCTTGTCTGGATATACCACTTTTGATCTACGTTTACAAGCCCCCATATCACCAACTTTAAAGGTCAATGCAGGGGTGCAAAATATCTTTGATCAACGGTTTGAATTATTCTCAGGTTTTCCGAATAACGGACGCACCGTTAATGTCGGGTTAGACTATCGTTTTTAA
- a CDS encoding iron chelate uptake ABC transporter family permease subunit: MGLLFLLLTASVILSLALGSVEIPVQEVVKILFAGETTQATWQEIIFQFRLPKALTGAFAGGGLAVSGFLIQTLFRNPLAGPSLLGINAGASLGVAVVVLTLGTTGSSTLLAGLGFTEDIGIVMAASLGAAAAMGLVMIVAQRVRSNLALLIFGLMFGYTTTALVTILLHFSLVERLQAYLSWTFGSFSGVTWTQMQVFIPVLLLGLVIAQSLASPLNLLLLGEEHALSLGLAVRPTRALIIISVALLAGTVTAFCGPIAFLGIAVPHLCRSLFQTLDHQLLIPANALMGATLALFADSIAQMPGQDVVLPLNAVTALLGAPIITWLILRRQRR; the protein is encoded by the coding sequence ATGGGGTTACTCTTCCTTCTCCTCACTGCTTCTGTTATTCTCAGTTTAGCCCTCGGATCAGTGGAGATTCCAGTACAAGAAGTAGTCAAGATTCTGTTTGCTGGGGAGACAACCCAAGCAACTTGGCAAGAGATTATTTTCCAATTTCGCTTACCGAAAGCCCTCACTGGGGCATTTGCTGGTGGAGGATTAGCGGTCAGTGGTTTCCTGATTCAAACGCTATTCCGTAATCCTTTGGCGGGTCCTTCTCTGCTGGGAATTAATGCGGGGGCGAGTCTTGGGGTTGCTGTGGTTGTCTTAACTCTAGGAACAACTGGTTCTTCTACTCTCTTAGCGGGATTAGGCTTTACTGAAGACATTGGGATTGTCATGGCAGCGAGTTTAGGCGCAGCAGCAGCAATGGGACTGGTGATGATTGTTGCGCAACGAGTGCGGAGTAACCTCGCGCTGCTGATTTTTGGCTTGATGTTTGGTTACACTACAACGGCTTTAGTGACCATTCTCTTGCACTTTAGCTTAGTGGAACGATTACAGGCTTATCTCAGTTGGACATTTGGCAGTTTTAGCGGTGTCACTTGGACGCAGATGCAAGTTTTTATTCCTGTGCTGTTACTGGGTTTAGTCATTGCCCAAAGTCTAGCCAGTCCGCTTAATCTCTTGTTATTAGGAGAAGAACACGCCCTTAGTCTGGGGTTAGCGGTGCGTCCCACTCGCGCTTTAATTATTATTAGTGTTGCGCTTTTGGCAGGAACTGTCACTGCGTTTTGTGGCCCGATCGCGTTTTTAGGCATTGCCGTTCCCCATTTGTGTCGCAGTTTGTTTCAAACCTTAGATCACCAGTTATTAATTCCAGCAAATGCCCTGATGGGAGCGACTTTAGCCCTCTTTGCCGATTCGATCGCGCAAATGCCAGGTCAGGATGTTGTCTTACCCTTAAATGCTGTTACTGCCTTACTGGGCGCACCGATCATTACTTGGTTAATTTTGCGACGACAACGACGTTGA
- a CDS encoding ABC transporter substrate-binding protein, translating to MTNLRYHFSFLAGGLFFLLVGCNPTPTESSLTPNQEREECVAEYDPNRDYFPDKTNLDYAEGFAVEYFNHYKVVSVLNPWRNAEVTFQYVLVQCGTPIPSGFEEAQVVEVPVESVMSLSTTNLPHLEKLGMLDHVIAVGRPQLVNTPAVREKIEQGEMPGVRKGSSLNFELLLSLDPDLVMTFGTGNSQFDTFPKLMELGIPTGIIAEYMESSPLGRAEWIKFTALFFNREGKAESVFTDIATRYEKRRKIAQNVSNRPTVLTGFNRSGTWHISGGNSYVAQYLADAGANYLWSENKSAGSVPLDFEAVYAKGRRADYWLHVSQDWKGLEDVIAQDQRYAKFQAIQQNQVYNNDARLNAAGGNDYWESGMVNPDVVLADLIKILHPELLPEHELVYYRQLE from the coding sequence ATGACTAACCTCCGATATCACTTTTCCTTCCTAGCAGGAGGACTCTTTTTCCTCCTGGTTGGATGCAATCCAACGCCAACCGAATCATCTCTTACCCCGAATCAGGAGAGGGAAGAATGTGTTGCAGAATATGACCCAAACCGAGACTATTTTCCCGATAAAACTAACTTAGATTATGCGGAAGGATTTGCCGTTGAATACTTCAATCACTATAAAGTCGTTTCTGTGCTGAATCCTTGGCGCAATGCAGAAGTGACCTTTCAGTATGTTCTCGTCCAGTGTGGCACACCGATTCCCTCTGGCTTTGAAGAAGCGCAAGTGGTGGAAGTTCCCGTTGAGAGTGTGATGAGTCTCTCGACCACGAATCTTCCCCATTTAGAAAAGCTAGGAATGCTCGATCACGTGATTGCGGTCGGTCGTCCCCAGCTTGTCAATACTCCTGCTGTGCGTGAGAAAATTGAACAAGGGGAAATGCCAGGAGTGAGAAAGGGATCGAGTTTGAACTTTGAATTGCTACTCAGTCTTGATCCTGATTTAGTGATGACCTTTGGCACTGGAAACTCACAGTTTGATACCTTTCCCAAACTGATGGAACTAGGGATTCCCACAGGAATTATCGCTGAATATATGGAGTCTTCTCCACTCGGACGAGCAGAATGGATTAAGTTTACCGCATTGTTTTTTAATCGGGAAGGGAAAGCAGAATCCGTATTTACAGATATTGCGACGCGGTACGAAAAGAGGAGGAAAATCGCGCAAAATGTGTCAAATCGTCCCACTGTCTTGACAGGATTTAATCGCAGTGGGACATGGCATATTTCAGGAGGAAACAGCTATGTGGCGCAATATTTAGCAGATGCTGGAGCAAATTATCTCTGGTCAGAAAATAAATCCGCAGGGAGTGTGCCCCTTGATTTTGAAGCAGTGTATGCAAAGGGGAGACGTGCTGATTATTGGCTTCATGTCAGTCAAGATTGGAAGGGTTTAGAAGATGTCATTGCACAAGACCAACGTTATGCGAAATTTCAGGCAATTCAACAAAACCAAGTTTATAACAATGATGCTCGTCTCAATGCTGCAGGAGGAAACGATTATTGGGAAAGCGGAATGGTTAATCCTGATGTTGTCCTCGCAGACTTAATTAAAATTCTACATCCTGAACTGCTTCCTGAACACGAACTCGTTTACTATCGCCAACTGGAGTAA
- a CDS encoding phosphodiesterase, giving the protein MTISIAQITDTHLLDFAEDELRGVKTWHSLKAVLTEVAKQQPDRLLLTGDLADVGNAKAYQNLINLVSPLNLPASWLPGNHDCPETMKRHLHHPLFCPPKSVSVGNWQLITLSTTTVLGGYGEGKLPEASLTWLHSELEAKRDYSTMIALHQHPVRIGIDWLDQMGVVNNQALLEIIDQFPQVKIVLFGHIHHAFHHHRNGVDYYGCPSTCTQVVSDNTVDPSLHQPGFRLLHLYPNGDHETAIYRVANVLSRR; this is encoded by the coding sequence ATGACGATTTCGATCGCGCAAATTACAGACACCCATCTCCTCGACTTTGCAGAAGACGAACTGCGGGGGGTAAAGACATGGCATTCCCTAAAAGCCGTGTTAACAGAAGTGGCAAAACAACAGCCCGATCGTTTACTCCTCACAGGGGATTTAGCAGATGTAGGGAATGCAAAAGCCTATCAAAATCTAATCAATTTAGTGAGTCCTCTCAATCTTCCCGCTTCTTGGCTACCTGGAAACCATGATTGTCCTGAAACCATGAAACGCCACTTACATCATCCTTTATTTTGTCCTCCTAAATCGGTCAGTGTCGGGAATTGGCAATTAATTACTCTCAGCACAACTACTGTTTTGGGAGGATACGGCGAAGGGAAATTACCAGAAGCCAGTCTAACTTGGTTGCATTCAGAATTAGAAGCAAAGCGGGATTATTCCACAATGATTGCCCTTCATCAACATCCCGTTAGGATTGGCATTGATTGGCTGGATCAGATGGGTGTGGTTAATAATCAAGCCTTATTAGAAATCATCGATCAGTTTCCGCAAGTAAAAATTGTTCTATTCGGACATATTCATCACGCCTTCCATCACCACCGCAACGGCGTTGATTATTATGGCTGTCCTTCCACTTGTACTCAAGTGGTTTCTGATAACACCGTTGATCCGAGCTTACATCAACCTGGGTTTCGACTGTTGCATCTTTATCCCAACGGCGACCATGAAACGGCGATTTATCGTGTTGCAAACGTGCTTTCAAGAAGGTAA
- a CDS encoding (2Fe-2S) ferredoxin domain-containing protein: MTEFQRWVTPKNQITTEKTATGSIIEYEEFSTNIDVIGPLLYTLLHDNWEQVQIGHIVQGSVLELEFTEAPSIFTLYDGYLTVVTKGWHIHLCVEDHWGGPHNRTPDELRERRKISRAAFYRRLNPQGKPRTWGLQFWNGAGEQMMTLFLPNPYLGEDDNLLPENKAKLEKLSLYQELREIYVTGETPIPFTENPLNPPYLAVCRSSRCNGSQDWELTFNALKEAVAEANLEIPVQTAGCLQVCKMGPVVFNSECRQWFTRVTPEVAKRIVNSIAGETEDLSKHRYPLQQ; the protein is encoded by the coding sequence ATGACTGAATTTCAACGCTGGGTCACACCCAAAAATCAAATTACAACCGAAAAAACTGCAACGGGTTCAATCATTGAATATGAAGAATTTTCCACAAATATTGATGTCATCGGACCGTTACTTTATACGCTTCTCCATGATAACTGGGAGCAAGTTCAAATTGGACATATTGTACAAGGGAGTGTCTTGGAATTAGAGTTTACCGAAGCCCCAAGCATCTTTACCCTATATGATGGTTATCTTACTGTTGTCACCAAAGGATGGCACATTCATCTCTGTGTGGAAGATCATTGGGGCGGTCCCCATAACCGAACCCCAGATGAGTTACGCGAACGTCGAAAAATTAGCCGTGCTGCCTTTTATCGGCGGTTGAATCCTCAAGGAAAACCGAGAACATGGGGGCTTCAATTTTGGAATGGGGCTGGAGAACAAATGATGACGCTGTTTCTCCCGAATCCCTATCTCGGTGAAGATGATAATCTCCTTCCTGAAAACAAAGCAAAATTAGAAAAACTCTCTCTCTATCAGGAGTTACGAGAAATTTATGTCACAGGAGAAACCCCCATTCCCTTTACTGAAAATCCTTTGAACCCCCCCTATTTAGCCGTCTGTCGTTCCAGTCGCTGTAATGGATCACAGGATTGGGAACTCACCTTTAACGCACTAAAAGAAGCTGTCGCTGAAGCTAATTTAGAGATACCAGTACAAACTGCAGGCTGTTTACAAGTGTGCAAAATGGGACCAGTGGTTTTTAATTCTGAATGTCGTCAGTGGTTTACCCGCGTTACCCCAGAAGTCGCCAAACGAATTGTTAACAGTATCGCAGGAGAAACAGAAGATTTAAGCAAACACCGCTATCCCTTACAACAGTGA